The genomic window AGGGAACAAAAAGAAGAAGACAGTGTTGTGCATGTTCCCATAACCATGCATGCCGCCATTTGACGAAGAGTCCGTAACGCAATAATTGAAACCATGTAAAGCATGTAAATGTAAAGCAATGCATTGTGATGAAGGCATAGATTCGTGAAGATTAGAAGAGTATGGTTCAAGCAATGTGTGGTTGTAAAGACCCAGGGACGACAACTCAGCAGTCATGTATCGTGCCTGATCTGATTGTACACGAAGTTGGGGCCTCTTATCGTGTATTGTATTGTTagttagtagttgtagattttaagTCCATGAAACGCCGATGGTGAATTATAAAGGTGTGCCTGGTGTTTTGTCCTCATTAACATGGCACAGGCTTGGTTATTATGAGTTGTTACCTACCTCAGTACACAAATTCTTCCCTTCTCATCCATCAGTAAACATTAATTGTATGTTACATTGATCAGCTCTCTATGCAGCTTCATTTTGCTCCCATTGAGGATGTTAAGGAAAGGGCCAAGAGGTCTGCAACATTTTTGTATAGGTTGAGTCAGAAGGGTAATGTTGAAATTATGGCGAACATCACAAAAGAGGAAGCtttgaaggaatacaagaagaggGCTTTgcatgatgataataataatgaagATAGTAATAAGAGTGGGTTATTTGGTTCTGCTGCTTCGACTACAAATCCTTCGTTGCTTCAAGGAGTGTTTTGTATGGACCCATCTGTGGTTAGGAACTTGCTTTCTCAAGCTGGGTTTAACCCTTCCATTCCCATGAAGTAGTGGGCTTTGAGTTGCTAGTTCGATCATGGTTTGCACCAAAAGATTAAGGATGGGAAAAATTGTAGAAAGAATATCTAATTTCATGAACTTAACTATCTTGTACAAAAGTATGGTAAATTTGAAGAATACCACTGGAAAATTTTGTAACAttttgttttcttattttatagTTATATTAGATGATAAATTGAAAGAGGAATGTTAAAAAAAACTAATTGTTGTATAACTTGTGGAAGAAAATTAGCCCAACTAATAATCGATTGTCTTTAGAAATaactaaaagataaaataatatattacaaAACTAATATATTCTAATATCAATGAGCAGTCATATCAACCTGGATGGCAACTTAACTGGTGTGGGAATGGTGTCGAAAGCTTTGAAAAAGCATTGGTGGCTTTGATGCGGATTATTACTATACATGATTGCCAGTTTGGTAGAAATAAATATTGGAGATTCAAAACCAAACAACGACGTTTGGTATGAAATACATATTTGAAACTACAAACAAATAGGTTTCGGGCATAACAAAATGCCTTTTTAGGATTGGCTTTAATAACTTTCAATTACACCAAAGTAACCAATTTGTTTACAACTAAACCAAAGACATAAACAGCAGTTTGCAAGTGGGAAACTGATCCAAAAGAAACATGAACTGAGAAACATCGCTAGATACGTAGAATAGTAACGAACATGGTGGTCTCATCTTGCACAGGGACGCTGAGATGCAGAACTCTGTCGCACCTAAGACCATTGGCAACGGAAAATTTACACCATCCCCTAGTAACAAATGCCTCAGATGATCTAGGACTCCTCCAATGAAGCTTCATGAGAATAGGTGGCTTATGCAGTTGACGAACATGAATAAAGTCAAGCCTCAAAGGAAATGCTTGGGCCGCAAAAGCCGAAAGAATAAGCTGCATACAGATTAACTTCCATTTTAGATTTAGACTCCATAAGAGAAACATGGTgaactaacaaaaaaaaatttaatgtaaaTATGATGCAAATCTGACACTGACCAATGAGTAGTGTTTGGATTGGTATTCAGGTATAACCCTCACTATGCTATAGAGCTCTTCGCCAGGGATAGAATCCGGAGGCAAGAAGGGTGAGATGGGTGCAGCACAGTTAAGATCACCAACACTGATATTTGACATGTTAGGGTTAGAGGATGGTAATGTAGATGGAAGATATTGGTTGAGGGGCTTACTTATCTGGGGAGGAGCAGGGAAGATCGTCATTGAAAGCACTTGTTTGATTGGATCGTGAGGTGGTTGAGCTATAGCATCATCAAAAGACAAAATCGTTGTGTTATTGTATGGAGCCTCCATCCCAGAGTAAGCAGTGGGTTCAACGGGGTTTGAGACATTGAAAACAGAGTGAGTTATAAAATGACCACCGTGGAGTACAAAATCTGAATTAGATTGCAAGTTGGCTTCATTATGCAAAATTTGGGGCGATTCTCCTAGCTTGGATGAAACCGTCTCCTGGTTGACGGGGCTTGCCACTGAGGTATGTTTGGAAAGTGATATAGTTTCATCAATAGCAATGGTAGGTTTGATGTTGATACTTAGCTTGAGTGGTGGAAAGTAGAGACATTTGGCCACTATATTGTGGTCTTTCACTTCGATAATGAGAAATTTCTCCCTACCAACGTAGCACACTTTGAGCCAACCACTTTCTTTGAGGCCATAGAGTGTGACTAAGCTATTGTAACCAGCAACAATAATAGCCGTGTGGTGACACTTCTCAATAACAACATCAACCTCATTTTCAGCAAAGTCGTGGAAAGTCATAAAGTTTGGAAGCCCATCCTTGAATCTCCTGAAAAAAATGGAAGGGATCTCACCCATGTCCTGCAAGACGCTTTTTAAATGTTAGAAGACAGACGAACTTTGAAGTATGGATAAATAGTCAAGCCTAGTGGTGCGTACGCTAACAACTGAATATGAGGTTAACTAAACACCTTACTAAGTCAGGGTTGATTTCCATGTAGAAATGACGCCCTTGGTCGTAGAAGTTAGATGCAGCCATGTCGACCCTCTAATGCGAATTTGTATTAGCCGCAGATCTGGTGAACCACAACAAAATGGAAGGGATGTAACCGTTTAATTTTACTTTGGAGATCAAGAAATGTAATGTACTGTAACAGGGATGGAATAAGAAAGATGTCCTGGGATGAACAATGTAATGAGAGATGGAGCAACAGTGGATTGAAGATTCTATAACGATGAGCATAGAATGGAGGTAGTGGGACTGTGAAATGCCCTTTTATTGACTCATTAAACGACAAATATAAGCCTTGAGAGCATGTTCTTCAGTATGAAAATCATAAATCTAGAATGGCGTGAAGAGGCTAGGGGAATTCACTTCTCGAGGCATGTATCTCGACAAAAGGAAAAAGTGAATAAGGACAAAATATGTATGCTATATTATGATAGTGtcacatatgatgattatgatggTATGGTTAGTATATGATGCATGGTGTCATGAAGGTAAAGGGGCATAGCTGTGTGAATGAAATGAACAATGTATGTATGGGAGGATTGCATTAGAATAATCCATGTATGTATCTATGTATCTATCTAAGCATTTTTGTACAACGTGATGGGAGAAGTGGGAATTAACCAGGAGCAAGCCACGTCGGAATTCCACTACTGAAGAAACCCTCTTTTCAAGGGATGTTATAGGATTTGAATTGGCACTACCCCACCAGCGGTACATATTGGAGGGATTTTGGGGCAATTTTGAAAAACCGCTAAATAGTGTAGGGGTGCTTACCGCCCTTTGAGGTGCGATAAAATGGTTTTTAATTGCCACTAAATGGTAGTGCTTTGTCTTTTGTTACCCTTTGAGGTGCAACAAAATAGTTTTGCTGCAGTTTCCAACAATAGTTGATATAACCGTGGTTAGAATTCAGGTtgtgttttgaaaaattttacaaaaactAAATGggctttcattttaatttttctcCTTGTATTAAAGGATTTTAAAAAGAATAAGTCTTAGTTTGTTAGACTTAATTAACAACATTATTTGAAGGTATACCTTTCAAATGATGACAATGACAAATAGCTTATGCCATATGTCGGATAACTTGACTTGGTAACTAGAATTTGACCTAGTAATGAAAGACGACTAATTCAAAATGTTGAATTAACTCACAATATTTAGAGTAAAATCTCATTTCATTTTctgataattttataaaatttctttttttttttaagaaaaatatattaCCATCACGACCGTTAGACATCATGATTTTTCTGTCAAAGTTTCCATCAATAGAAGACGGAAACAACTCTATGTGTAAGGTTATATTCCAATGTGTAAAATAACATTTCTACGTGTCATTGGATAATTCGTTTGGGACAAATCGTCCCCTGATGTAGTAAGAAAAACATTAGCTTTTTTAGGAGGCCAAAATGTTGCGTTTCACATCACAAACGTTATATAAACAAACTTTTTCTATTCACCTCCCTTATTGACatcaacaattatagaaaatCCTAAGGAAAACCTTATTTTGCGTTAGAAATTCTCCAATGAGAGATACCGTGACAGAGGACGAGTGGTGGCGTGACAATACGGTGACGGCGAAGAGCTGACATCATTGTGATATTATGGTGACGTCCTGTTCGAAGAACACGAAGTATGCTCTTTACTCtgttttctagcatttttctaTGTTTGGTTGTGGTCCTATGAGTGTGGTCGTGCTAGATGGTCCTCCTTTGTAACTCCATTGCATGCAATTTGGAGTTAGTGACTTGTTTAGTTGTTTGGGTGATAAATATTTTCTGTTTTAGGGTTAAGTAAAAAAAATCAAGTAATGAAAATAAATTAGCAATTTCTAATTAATGTTGAATGAGGTAATGTGAgttaattaaaaattagttttattaGAGTTTAGTTAAATTTACTATTACGTTGCTACAAATGACTTATGAAATTATGCTTGTGTTTTACCATGGAGGATGGTTTGAAAGAGATCAGGATAGTGTGACAGTTATGAGAGTGCGGAAGATGAAACTTATAAACCTCCCCGACCTAGGTTTGAATATGATAATAGTAGTAGTTGTTGTGAGATTTTGACTccaaaaaagaagaaattaacaACAAAGTAGAACGATTTGACTCCAAAAAGGAAGAATGTTATTGCAAATAAGAGAAATAAGTAAGTTTATAGTATGAAAAAAAATGTCACTATTACAAAACATGCAAAGGAGCTCCAAGGAATCCCAACTGACAACAAATGAGAAAGAAGTAAAGAACTACTGAGGCTACGGGAAATTTACCAGGACAGCAGCAATCAGTCTAACCAACTGAGTAGTAGGTATTATGTATACCTAAATTTATAGTGTTCGTAGTTTTAAATGTCTTTATATAAAATTGACAGGGATTTAAGAATTCCTTACAAAATTTTTTGTTGTCTGAAAAAAAAATCGATTAAGatttaatagtctatattttaTCTGTTTGCACCATCAGGATGTGTCTCTAGTTTGCAATGCTCCAAGGCCAAATGGAGTTAATCCATATGTGACAAATAGTACACCACTAGAGATAAGCAATTGATTCTGTTGTAAATGCTACTTATATATAATTTTGCATTTAAAACTTTACAAACATAGTAAGCCTAAATTTTAAGCTTAGTTGTGCATATGGACTAAAGCTAAaaagcaaaagaagaagaaaaaaaaattacaaagc from Arachis ipaensis cultivar K30076 chromosome B09, Araip1.1, whole genome shotgun sequence includes these protein-coding regions:
- the LOC107615199 gene encoding uncharacterized protein LOC107615199, which codes for MAASNFYDQGRHFYMEINPDLDMGEIPSIFFRRFKDGLPNFMTFHDFAENEVDVVIEKCHHTAIIVAGYNSLVTLYGLKESGWLKVCYVGREKFLIIEVKDHNIVAKCLYFPPLKLSINIKPTIAIDETISLSKHTSVASPVNQETVSSKLGESPQILHNEANLQSNSDFVLHGGHFITHSVFNVSNPVEPTAYSGMEAPYNNTTILSFDDAIAQPPHDPIKQVLSMTIFPAPPQISKPLNQYLPSTLPSSNPNMSNISVGDLNCAAPISPFLPPDSIPGEELYSIVRVIPEYQSKHYSLLILSAFAAQAFPLRLDFIHVRQLHKPPILMKLHWRSPRSSEAFVTRGWCKFSVANGLRCDRVLHLSVPVQDETTMFVTILRI